Proteins from a genomic interval of Trifolium pratense cultivar HEN17-A07 linkage group LG6, ARS_RC_1.1, whole genome shotgun sequence:
- the LOC123892836 gene encoding protein RETICULATA-RELATED 3, chloroplastic-like, whose amino-acid sequence MTSMAALLRFTPLSGQSHALSIPSPLSSSPPQIHNRSIYLTNPTTHLPQRLKLSFAAGGDGIVGGGSGSGGGGGGSSGGGGSENWGGADSNDDGKSKDSSFGILGLFLNGWRSRVAADPQFPFKVLMEELVGVTACVLGDMASRPNFGLNELDFVFSTLVVGAILNFTLMYLLAPTLGASSSSVPAIFASCPKSHMFEPGAFSLLDRLGTLVYKGTIFAAVGFGAGLVGTALSNGLIKMRKKMDPNFETPNKAPPTLLNSLTWAAHMGFSSNLRYQTLNGAEFMLEKGLNPLAFKTSVLVLRVVNNVLGGMSFVVLARLTGSQSTGEKPSQLEDGLGEKVESEREEALENNNQITPTK is encoded by the coding sequence ATGACATCGATGGCGGCTTTATTGCGTTTTACGCCTCTCTCTGGTCAAAGCCATGCACTTTCAATTCCATCACCATTGTCATCATCACCTCCACAGATTCATAACCGTTCTATATATCTCACCAACCCAACAACCCATTTGCCTCAAAGATTGAAACTTTCTTTCGCCGCCGGTGGTGATGGAATTGTTGGTGGTGGTAGTGGgagtggaggtggtggtggtggtagtaGTGGAGGTGGTGGAAGTGAAAATTGGGGTGGTGCTGATAGTAACGATGATGGAAAGTCTAAAGATTCGTCTTTTGGGATTTTGGGTTTGTTTCTGAATGGATGGAGATCAAGGGTTGCTGCTGATCCACAATTTCCTTTTAAGGTTTTGATGGAAGAGTTGGTTGGTGTTACTGCTTGTGTTTTAGGTGATATGGCTTCAAGGCCTAATTTTGGTTTGAATGaacttgattttgttttttcaactcttgttgttggtgctattctTAATTTCACACTCATGTATCTATTGGCACCAACATTAGGAGCTTCTTCATCTAGTGTGCCTGCAATCTTTGCATCTTGTCCTAAGAGTCACATGTTTGAACCTGGTGCTTTTAGTTTATTGGATAGGTTAGGTACTTTGGTGTATAAAGGAACCATTTTTGCTGCTGTTGGATTCGGTGCTGGTCTTGTTGGAACCGCTCTTTCAAATGGTTTGATTAAGATGAGGAAGAAAATGGATCCAAACTTTGAGACACCAAATAAGGCACCACCTACTTTACTCAATTCTCTCACTTGGGCTGCTCATATGGGTTTCAGCAGTAATCTTAGGTACCAAACACTAAATGGTGCCGAGTTCATGTTAGAGAAAGGGCTTAATCCTTTGGCATTTAAGACCTCAGTGTTGGTGCTTAGAGTTGTGAACAATGTTCTTGGGGGAATGTCTTTTGTTGTTTTGGCAAGGTTGACTGGTTCACAGAGTACTGGTGAGAAGCCATCACAATTGGAGGATGGATTAGGTGAAAAGGTTGAAAGTGAAAGGGAAGAGGCTTTGGAGAATAACAACCAAATAACACCAACTAAGTGA